CGAACACCTGCACCGCATCGGAGGCAATCTTGTTGGCGATGTCCGACGCGTAACACTTGGCGATCGATGCGTAGTAACTATTCCGGCGACCCTGATCGACCTCCCAGGCGGATTTCATCGTAATGAGACGTGCCGTCTCCACGCCGATCGCCATATCGGCTAGCATGAACGAAATGGCCTGGTGTGCGGCAATCGGTACACCGAAGGTCTTACGCTCTAGCGAATACTTTAGCGCCTCATCTAGACAGCGCTGGGCCAAACCAACGGCACCGGCTGCCACCGGTGGACGCGTCTTGTCGAACGTACCCATCGCAATCTTGAAACCGGCCCCTTCACCGATCAGCACGTTCTCCTTCGGTACGCGCACATCCTCGAACGTGATGCCGCGCGTATCCGACGCACGCTGGCCCATGTTTTGCTCCTTGCGACCTGGGGTTAATCCGGGTGTGTCCCGCTCGACGATGAAACCGGTGAACGCTTTCGAAGCGGGGCATTTGGGATCGGAATTGGTGCGCGCCAGAACGAAATACCAGTTGGCAACACCACCGTTCGTGATCCACATCTTCTGACCGTTCAGGATGTACTCGTCGCCCTTCTTTTCGGCGCGAGTTTTTACACCGTTCACATCGGATCCGGCGCCCGGTTCTGTCACACAGTAGGCTGCCACCAGCGGTTCCTCTAGCAGACGGCCGAGgtattttttctgctgctcCTTGTTACC
This Anopheles marshallii chromosome 3, idAnoMarsDA_429_01, whole genome shotgun sequence DNA region includes the following protein-coding sequences:
- the LOC128711341 gene encoding probable medium-chain specific acyl-CoA dehydrogenase, mitochondrial — protein: MALSQFMKLAARPACRALSSKAAPALDVSPTGPSFALSDEQREIVDLTKKFVREEIIPVAGHHDKTGEYPWAIIKKAWELGLTNSHIPAEIGGTEMSIVTSCLVAEQFAYGCTGIMTAIEASGLGQTPVIIAGNKEQQKKYLGRLLEEPLVAAYCVTEPGAGSDVNGVKTRAEKKGDEYILNGQKMWITNGGVANWYFVLARTNSDPKCPASKAFTGFIVERDTPGLTPGRKEQNMGQRASDTRGITFEDVRVPKENVLIGEGAGFKIAMGTFDKTRPPVAAGAVGLAQRCLDEALKYSLERKTFGVPIAAHQAISFMLADMAIGVETARLITMKSAWEVDQGRRNSYYASIAKCYASDIANKIASDAVQVFGGNGFNSEYPVEKLMRDAKIYQIYEGTSQIQRLIISRNMIEAAKQQA